The proteins below are encoded in one region of Apostichopus japonicus isolate 1M-3 chromosome 22, ASM3797524v1, whole genome shotgun sequence:
- the LOC139964255 gene encoding ras-related C3 botulinum toxin substrate 1-like, whose amino-acid sequence MQGIRSIKCVVVGDGTVGKTCLLISYTTNSFPGEYIPTVFENYSANVLVDGTPVSFGLWDTAGQEAYDRLRPLSYPGADVFLICFSLMSPTSFGNVREKWYPEIHHHCPNVPIVLVGTKVDLRDHLNTKITLQQNKESPITFVQGLKLSKEIGAVKYAECSALTQQGMKTVFDEAIRAVIAPRPKPKRRRRCFVL is encoded by the exons atgCAGGGAATTCGGTCAATTAAATGTGTTGTCGTTGGTGACGG AACTGTTGGGAAGACCTGCTTGCTTATTAGCTATACAACAAATTCCTTCCCAGGGGAATATATTCCAACTGT ATTTGAAAATTATTCTGCCAATGTACTGGTGGATGGAACACCAGTGAGTTTTGGATTATGGGATACAGCGGGTCAGGAAGCTTATGATAGGTTAAGGCCGTTATCCTATCCAGGAGCA GATGTGTTTTTGATCTGTTTTTCACTGATGAGTCCGACTTCCTTTGGAAATGTTCGAGAAAAATGGTATCCAGAGATACACCACCACTGCCCTAACGTGCCAATCGTCTTAGTAGGAACAAAAGTGGACCTCCGGGATCATTTAAACACAAAAATCACTTTGCAGCAAAATAAAGAGTCACCTATCACGTTTGTGCAG GGACTGAAACTGAGTAAAGAGATTGGTGCCGTGAAGTATGCGGAATGTTCGGCTTTGACTCAGCAGGGAATGAAGACGGTATTCGATGAAGCAATCCGAGCAGTCATCGCTCCCAGGCCCAAGCCCAAGCGGAGAAGacgatgttttgttttgtga